The Cloeon dipterum chromosome X, ieCloDipt1.1, whole genome shotgun sequence genome includes a window with the following:
- the Su(H) gene encoding recombining binding protein suppressor of hairless isoform X6 codes for MADRHLDHTSMPYIEAAAALHASNPYTPQGTLPSAEWQSPDVKAYGYPRWAVPWPPHSPHNHRSSYWADSVENTSESGPSMIIGSLTPPDKMNGEHPHASGVPSASGTPMSHHFSLTSIAGHGMQTPPSPIPTPSPPVPMERYNSSLHFRPKEQRLTRDAMKRYLRERSDMVIVILHAKVAQKSYGNEKRFFCPPPCIYLFGEGWRMKQEQMMKSGESEQSSQLCAFIGIGNSDQDMQQLDLNGKQYCAAKTLFISDSDKRKHFMLSVKMFYGNGHDIGVFHSKRIKVISKPSKKKQSLKNADLCIASGTKVALFNRLRSQTVSTRYLHVENGNFHASSTQWGAFTIHLLDDNESESEEFTVKDGYIHYGSTVKLVCSVTGMALPRLIIRKVDKQMALLDADDPVSQLHKCAFYMKDTERMYLCLSQERIIQFQATPCPKEPNKEMINDGASWTIISTDKAEYQFFEGMGPVRAPVTPVPLVSTLHLNGGGDVAMLELTGENFTPNLKVWFGDVEAETMYRCQESMLCVVPEISAFRGEWLWVRQPTQVPVTLVRNDGIIYATGLTFTYTPEPGPRPHCTAAEEILRPNSHLGRPPPLSMSSFESQAAVQGGL; via the exons ATGGCCGACCGACACCTAGACCACACGAGCATGCCGTACATcgaggccgccgccgccctcCACGCCTCCAACCCTTACACGCCCCAGGGTACGCTACCCTCAGCCG AATGGCAGTCCCCAGACGTCAAAGCCTATGGATATCCTCGAT GGGCTGTTCCTTGGCCGCCACACTCGCCCCACAACCACCGCAGCTCCTACTGGGCTGACTCGGTAGAAAACACATCAG AATCGGGCCCTTCCATGATAATTGGCTCGCTGACGCCGCCAGACAAGATGAACGGAGAGCACCCTCACGCGTCCGGAGTGCCCAGTGCGTCCGGCACGCCAATGTCGCACCACTTCAGCCTGACGTCGATCGCCGGCCACGGCATGCAGACCCCCCCGTCGCCCATCCCCACGCCCTCCCCGCCCGTGCCCATGGAGAGATATAATAG TTCCTTACACTTCAGACCGAAAGAGCAGCGACTGACGCGTGACGCCATGAAGCGCTACCTGAGGGAGAGGAGCGACATGGTCATCGTCATCCTGCACGCAAAAGTCGCCCAGAAGTCGTACGGAAACGAGAAGAGGTTCTTCTGTCCTCCGCCCTGCATTTACCTCTTTGGCGAGGGCTGGCGGATGAAACAG gagcAAATGATGAAGAGTGGCGAGTCAGAGCAGAGTTCGCAGTTGTGTGCGTTCATCGGGATCGGCAACTCGGACCAGGACATGCAGCAGCTGGACCTGAACGGGAAGCAGTACTGCGCGGCCAAGACGCTGTTCATTTCAGACTCGGACAAACGGAAGCACTTCATGCTCTCAGTCAAGATGTTCTATGGCAACGGCCACGACATCGGTGTCTTTCACAGCAAACGCATCAAGGTCATTTCCAAGCCATCCAAGAAGAAACAATCGCTCAAAAACGCCGACC TGTGCATAGCCAGCGGTACCAAAGTTGCTCTGTTCAACCGACTGAGATCTCAGACTGTCAGCACTAGGTATCTGCACGTGGAAAACGGAAACTTCCACGCCAGCTCAACGCAGTGGGGAGCATTCACCATTCACCTTT TGGATGACAACGAATCCGAATCAGAGGAATTCACGGTGAAGGACGGTTACATTCACTACGGCTCGACCGTAAAGTTGGTGTGCAGCGTGACGGGCATGGCGCTGCCCAGGCTGATAATTCGCAAGGTGGACAAGCAGATGGCCCTTCTGGACGCCGACGACCCTGTCTCGCAGCTGCACAAATGTGCCTTTTACATGAAGGACACCGAGAGGATGTACCTGTGTCTGTCCCAAGAAAGGATAATCCAATTCCAA GCGACCCCGTGTCCGAAAGAGCCAAACAAGGAGATGATCAACGACGGTGCTTCGTGGACAATAATCAGCACGGACAAGGCGGAATACCAATTCTTCGAGGGGATGGGACCTGTCAGGGCGCCGGTCACGCCAGTCCCTCTCGTCTCCACCCTCCAC TTGAACGGAGGCGGAGACGTGGCGATGCTGGAGCTCACGGGCGAGAACTTCACTCCTAATTTGAAGGTCTGGTTCGGCGACGTGGAGGCTGAGACCATGTACCGGTGTCAGGAGAGCATGTTGTGCGTCGTTCCTGAGATTTCCGCCTTCCGAGGAGAGTGGCTCTGGGTTCGACAGCCCACTCAG GTTCCAGTGACATTAGTGAGAAACGACGGGATTATCTACGCGACGGGGCTGACGTTCACGTACACGCCCGAGCCGGGCCCGCGGCCGCACTGCACGGCCGCGGAAGAAATCCTGCGGCCGAATTCTCACCTGGgacggccgccgccgctgagcATGTCCTCGTTCGAGTCGCAGGCGGCGGTGCAAGGGGGCTTGTGA
- the Su(H) gene encoding recombining binding protein suppressor of hairless isoform X5, with protein sequence MTELSVAGSDQQQQDSASSGSNLQQDQPSSYPEVHPVDLSSPRQLDSIDSYNRDRRSADQYKQNGSLDAAEWQSPDVKAYGYPRWAVPWPPHSPHNHRSSYWADSVENTSESGPSMIIGSLTPPDKMNGEHPHASGVPSASGTPMSHHFSLTSIAGHGMQTPPSPIPTPSPPVPMERYNSSLHFRPKEQRLTRDAMKRYLRERSDMVIVILHAKVAQKSYGNEKRFFCPPPCIYLFGEGWRMKQEQMMKSGESEQSSQLCAFIGIGNSDQDMQQLDLNGKQYCAAKTLFISDSDKRKHFMLSVKMFYGNGHDIGVFHSKRIKVISKPSKKKQSLKNADLCIASGTKVALFNRLRSQTVSTRYLHVENGNFHASSTQWGAFTIHLLDDNESESEEFTVKDGYIHYGSTVKLVCSVTGMALPRLIIRKVDKQMALLDADDPVSQLHKCAFYMKDTERMYLCLSQERIIQFQATPCPKEPNKEMINDGASWTIISTDKAEYQFFEGMGPVRAPVTPVPLVSTLHLNGGGDVAMLELTGENFTPNLKVWFGDVEAETMYRCQESMLCVVPEISAFRGEWLWVRQPTQVPVTLVRNDGIIYATGLTFTYTPEPGPRPHCTAAEEILRPNSHLGRPPPLSMSSFESQAAVQGGL encoded by the exons ATGACAGAGTTGAGCGTGGCTGGGTctgaccagcagcagcaggactCTGCGTCCTCAGGCAGCAACCTGCAGCAGGATCAGCCCTCCAGCTACCCTGAAGTCCACCCGGTGGACCTTTCTAGTCCGCGTCAGTTAGATTCCATCGACTCGTACAACCGGGACCGCCGAAGTGCTGACCAGTACAAACAGAACGGATCACTCGACGCGGCCG AATGGCAGTCCCCAGACGTCAAAGCCTATGGATATCCTCGAT GGGCTGTTCCTTGGCCGCCACACTCGCCCCACAACCACCGCAGCTCCTACTGGGCTGACTCGGTAGAAAACACATCAG AATCGGGCCCTTCCATGATAATTGGCTCGCTGACGCCGCCAGACAAGATGAACGGAGAGCACCCTCACGCGTCCGGAGTGCCCAGTGCGTCCGGCACGCCAATGTCGCACCACTTCAGCCTGACGTCGATCGCCGGCCACGGCATGCAGACCCCCCCGTCGCCCATCCCCACGCCCTCCCCGCCCGTGCCCATGGAGAGATATAATAG TTCCTTACACTTCAGACCGAAAGAGCAGCGACTGACGCGTGACGCCATGAAGCGCTACCTGAGGGAGAGGAGCGACATGGTCATCGTCATCCTGCACGCAAAAGTCGCCCAGAAGTCGTACGGAAACGAGAAGAGGTTCTTCTGTCCTCCGCCCTGCATTTACCTCTTTGGCGAGGGCTGGCGGATGAAACAG gagcAAATGATGAAGAGTGGCGAGTCAGAGCAGAGTTCGCAGTTGTGTGCGTTCATCGGGATCGGCAACTCGGACCAGGACATGCAGCAGCTGGACCTGAACGGGAAGCAGTACTGCGCGGCCAAGACGCTGTTCATTTCAGACTCGGACAAACGGAAGCACTTCATGCTCTCAGTCAAGATGTTCTATGGCAACGGCCACGACATCGGTGTCTTTCACAGCAAACGCATCAAGGTCATTTCCAAGCCATCCAAGAAGAAACAATCGCTCAAAAACGCCGACC TGTGCATAGCCAGCGGTACCAAAGTTGCTCTGTTCAACCGACTGAGATCTCAGACTGTCAGCACTAGGTATCTGCACGTGGAAAACGGAAACTTCCACGCCAGCTCAACGCAGTGGGGAGCATTCACCATTCACCTTT TGGATGACAACGAATCCGAATCAGAGGAATTCACGGTGAAGGACGGTTACATTCACTACGGCTCGACCGTAAAGTTGGTGTGCAGCGTGACGGGCATGGCGCTGCCCAGGCTGATAATTCGCAAGGTGGACAAGCAGATGGCCCTTCTGGACGCCGACGACCCTGTCTCGCAGCTGCACAAATGTGCCTTTTACATGAAGGACACCGAGAGGATGTACCTGTGTCTGTCCCAAGAAAGGATAATCCAATTCCAA GCGACCCCGTGTCCGAAAGAGCCAAACAAGGAGATGATCAACGACGGTGCTTCGTGGACAATAATCAGCACGGACAAGGCGGAATACCAATTCTTCGAGGGGATGGGACCTGTCAGGGCGCCGGTCACGCCAGTCCCTCTCGTCTCCACCCTCCAC TTGAACGGAGGCGGAGACGTGGCGATGCTGGAGCTCACGGGCGAGAACTTCACTCCTAATTTGAAGGTCTGGTTCGGCGACGTGGAGGCTGAGACCATGTACCGGTGTCAGGAGAGCATGTTGTGCGTCGTTCCTGAGATTTCCGCCTTCCGAGGAGAGTGGCTCTGGGTTCGACAGCCCACTCAG GTTCCAGTGACATTAGTGAGAAACGACGGGATTATCTACGCGACGGGGCTGACGTTCACGTACACGCCCGAGCCGGGCCCGCGGCCGCACTGCACGGCCGCGGAAGAAATCCTGCGGCCGAATTCTCACCTGGgacggccgccgccgctgagcATGTCCTCGTTCGAGTCGCAGGCGGCGGTGCAAGGGGGCTTGTGA
- the Su(H) gene encoding recombining binding protein suppressor of hairless isoform X2, whose product MSTPGQMPVNDVYVQAHEGHYSYANYSEQRGDDSWSGVTSSASESLPPFNAAAAPSPSAPSHHASAYYTQEESGQNGAQSMTELSVAGSDQQQQDSASSGSNLQQDQPSSYPEVHPVDLSSPRQLDSIDSYNRDRRSADQYKQNGSLDAAEWQSPDVKAYGYPRWAVPWPPHSPHNHRSSYWADSVENTSESGPSMIIGSLTPPDKMNGEHPHASGVPSASGTPMSHHFSLTSIAGHGMQTPPSPIPTPSPPVPMERYNRPKEQRLTRDAMKRYLRERSDMVIVILHAKVAQKSYGNEKRFFCPPPCIYLFGEGWRMKQEQMMKSGESEQSSQLCAFIGIGNSDQDMQQLDLNGKQYCAAKTLFISDSDKRKHFMLSVKMFYGNGHDIGVFHSKRIKVISKPSKKKQSLKNADLCIASGTKVALFNRLRSQTVSTRYLHVENGNFHASSTQWGAFTIHLLDDNESESEEFTVKDGYIHYGSTVKLVCSVTGMALPRLIIRKVDKQMALLDADDPVSQLHKCAFYMKDTERMYLCLSQERIIQFQATPCPKEPNKEMINDGASWTIISTDKAEYQFFEGMGPVRAPVTPVPLVSTLHLNGGGDVAMLELTGENFTPNLKVWFGDVEAETMYRCQESMLCVVPEISAFRGEWLWVRQPTQVPVTLVRNDGIIYATGLTFTYTPEPGPRPHCTAAEEILRPNSHLGRPPPLSMSSFESQAAVQGGL is encoded by the exons ATGTCCACGCCGGGACAGATGCCCGTCAACGACGTCTATGTCCAGGCCCACGAG GGACACTACAGTTACGCCAACTACTCGGAGCAAAGAGGTGACGACTCGTGGTCAGGGGTGACGAGCAGTGCGTCCGAGTCTCTGCCCCCGttcaacgccgccgccgccccctcGCCCTCTGCCCCCTCGCACCATGCATCTGCCTACTACACGCAG gaGGAGTCGGGCCAGAACGGGGCCCAGTCAATGACAGAGTTGAGCGTGGCTGGGTctgaccagcagcagcaggactCTGCGTCCTCAGGCAGCAACCTGCAGCAGGATCAGCCCTCCAGCTACCCTGAAGTCCACCCGGTGGACCTTTCTAGTCCGCGTCAGTTAGATTCCATCGACTCGTACAACCGGGACCGCCGAAGTGCTGACCAGTACAAACAGAACGGATCACTCGACGCGGCCG AATGGCAGTCCCCAGACGTCAAAGCCTATGGATATCCTCGAT GGGCTGTTCCTTGGCCGCCACACTCGCCCCACAACCACCGCAGCTCCTACTGGGCTGACTCGGTAGAAAACACATCAG AATCGGGCCCTTCCATGATAATTGGCTCGCTGACGCCGCCAGACAAGATGAACGGAGAGCACCCTCACGCGTCCGGAGTGCCCAGTGCGTCCGGCACGCCAATGTCGCACCACTTCAGCCTGACGTCGATCGCCGGCCACGGCATGCAGACCCCCCCGTCGCCCATCCCCACGCCCTCCCCGCCCGTGCCCATGGAGAGATATAATAG ACCGAAAGAGCAGCGACTGACGCGTGACGCCATGAAGCGCTACCTGAGGGAGAGGAGCGACATGGTCATCGTCATCCTGCACGCAAAAGTCGCCCAGAAGTCGTACGGAAACGAGAAGAGGTTCTTCTGTCCTCCGCCCTGCATTTACCTCTTTGGCGAGGGCTGGCGGATGAAACAG gagcAAATGATGAAGAGTGGCGAGTCAGAGCAGAGTTCGCAGTTGTGTGCGTTCATCGGGATCGGCAACTCGGACCAGGACATGCAGCAGCTGGACCTGAACGGGAAGCAGTACTGCGCGGCCAAGACGCTGTTCATTTCAGACTCGGACAAACGGAAGCACTTCATGCTCTCAGTCAAGATGTTCTATGGCAACGGCCACGACATCGGTGTCTTTCACAGCAAACGCATCAAGGTCATTTCCAAGCCATCCAAGAAGAAACAATCGCTCAAAAACGCCGACC TGTGCATAGCCAGCGGTACCAAAGTTGCTCTGTTCAACCGACTGAGATCTCAGACTGTCAGCACTAGGTATCTGCACGTGGAAAACGGAAACTTCCACGCCAGCTCAACGCAGTGGGGAGCATTCACCATTCACCTTT TGGATGACAACGAATCCGAATCAGAGGAATTCACGGTGAAGGACGGTTACATTCACTACGGCTCGACCGTAAAGTTGGTGTGCAGCGTGACGGGCATGGCGCTGCCCAGGCTGATAATTCGCAAGGTGGACAAGCAGATGGCCCTTCTGGACGCCGACGACCCTGTCTCGCAGCTGCACAAATGTGCCTTTTACATGAAGGACACCGAGAGGATGTACCTGTGTCTGTCCCAAGAAAGGATAATCCAATTCCAA GCGACCCCGTGTCCGAAAGAGCCAAACAAGGAGATGATCAACGACGGTGCTTCGTGGACAATAATCAGCACGGACAAGGCGGAATACCAATTCTTCGAGGGGATGGGACCTGTCAGGGCGCCGGTCACGCCAGTCCCTCTCGTCTCCACCCTCCAC TTGAACGGAGGCGGAGACGTGGCGATGCTGGAGCTCACGGGCGAGAACTTCACTCCTAATTTGAAGGTCTGGTTCGGCGACGTGGAGGCTGAGACCATGTACCGGTGTCAGGAGAGCATGTTGTGCGTCGTTCCTGAGATTTCCGCCTTCCGAGGAGAGTGGCTCTGGGTTCGACAGCCCACTCAG GTTCCAGTGACATTAGTGAGAAACGACGGGATTATCTACGCGACGGGGCTGACGTTCACGTACACGCCCGAGCCGGGCCCGCGGCCGCACTGCACGGCCGCGGAAGAAATCCTGCGGCCGAATTCTCACCTGGgacggccgccgccgctgagcATGTCCTCGTTCGAGTCGCAGGCGGCGGTGCAAGGGGGCTTGTGA
- the Su(H) gene encoding recombining binding protein suppressor of hairless isoform X1: MSTPGQMPVNDVYVQAHEGHYSYANYSEQRGDDSWSGVTSSASESLPPFNAAAAPSPSAPSHHASAYYTQEESGQNGAQSMTELSVAGSDQQQQDSASSGSNLQQDQPSSYPEVHPVDLSSPRQLDSIDSYNRDRRSADQYKQNGSLDAAEWQSPDVKAYGYPRWAVPWPPHSPHNHRSSYWADSVENTSESGPSMIIGSLTPPDKMNGEHPHASGVPSASGTPMSHHFSLTSIAGHGMQTPPSPIPTPSPPVPMERYNSSLHFRPKEQRLTRDAMKRYLRERSDMVIVILHAKVAQKSYGNEKRFFCPPPCIYLFGEGWRMKQEQMMKSGESEQSSQLCAFIGIGNSDQDMQQLDLNGKQYCAAKTLFISDSDKRKHFMLSVKMFYGNGHDIGVFHSKRIKVISKPSKKKQSLKNADLCIASGTKVALFNRLRSQTVSTRYLHVENGNFHASSTQWGAFTIHLLDDNESESEEFTVKDGYIHYGSTVKLVCSVTGMALPRLIIRKVDKQMALLDADDPVSQLHKCAFYMKDTERMYLCLSQERIIQFQATPCPKEPNKEMINDGASWTIISTDKAEYQFFEGMGPVRAPVTPVPLVSTLHLNGGGDVAMLELTGENFTPNLKVWFGDVEAETMYRCQESMLCVVPEISAFRGEWLWVRQPTQVPVTLVRNDGIIYATGLTFTYTPEPGPRPHCTAAEEILRPNSHLGRPPPLSMSSFESQAAVQGGL, translated from the exons ATGTCCACGCCGGGACAGATGCCCGTCAACGACGTCTATGTCCAGGCCCACGAG GGACACTACAGTTACGCCAACTACTCGGAGCAAAGAGGTGACGACTCGTGGTCAGGGGTGACGAGCAGTGCGTCCGAGTCTCTGCCCCCGttcaacgccgccgccgccccctcGCCCTCTGCCCCCTCGCACCATGCATCTGCCTACTACACGCAG gaGGAGTCGGGCCAGAACGGGGCCCAGTCAATGACAGAGTTGAGCGTGGCTGGGTctgaccagcagcagcaggactCTGCGTCCTCAGGCAGCAACCTGCAGCAGGATCAGCCCTCCAGCTACCCTGAAGTCCACCCGGTGGACCTTTCTAGTCCGCGTCAGTTAGATTCCATCGACTCGTACAACCGGGACCGCCGAAGTGCTGACCAGTACAAACAGAACGGATCACTCGACGCGGCCG AATGGCAGTCCCCAGACGTCAAAGCCTATGGATATCCTCGAT GGGCTGTTCCTTGGCCGCCACACTCGCCCCACAACCACCGCAGCTCCTACTGGGCTGACTCGGTAGAAAACACATCAG AATCGGGCCCTTCCATGATAATTGGCTCGCTGACGCCGCCAGACAAGATGAACGGAGAGCACCCTCACGCGTCCGGAGTGCCCAGTGCGTCCGGCACGCCAATGTCGCACCACTTCAGCCTGACGTCGATCGCCGGCCACGGCATGCAGACCCCCCCGTCGCCCATCCCCACGCCCTCCCCGCCCGTGCCCATGGAGAGATATAATAG TTCCTTACACTTCAGACCGAAAGAGCAGCGACTGACGCGTGACGCCATGAAGCGCTACCTGAGGGAGAGGAGCGACATGGTCATCGTCATCCTGCACGCAAAAGTCGCCCAGAAGTCGTACGGAAACGAGAAGAGGTTCTTCTGTCCTCCGCCCTGCATTTACCTCTTTGGCGAGGGCTGGCGGATGAAACAG gagcAAATGATGAAGAGTGGCGAGTCAGAGCAGAGTTCGCAGTTGTGTGCGTTCATCGGGATCGGCAACTCGGACCAGGACATGCAGCAGCTGGACCTGAACGGGAAGCAGTACTGCGCGGCCAAGACGCTGTTCATTTCAGACTCGGACAAACGGAAGCACTTCATGCTCTCAGTCAAGATGTTCTATGGCAACGGCCACGACATCGGTGTCTTTCACAGCAAACGCATCAAGGTCATTTCCAAGCCATCCAAGAAGAAACAATCGCTCAAAAACGCCGACC TGTGCATAGCCAGCGGTACCAAAGTTGCTCTGTTCAACCGACTGAGATCTCAGACTGTCAGCACTAGGTATCTGCACGTGGAAAACGGAAACTTCCACGCCAGCTCAACGCAGTGGGGAGCATTCACCATTCACCTTT TGGATGACAACGAATCCGAATCAGAGGAATTCACGGTGAAGGACGGTTACATTCACTACGGCTCGACCGTAAAGTTGGTGTGCAGCGTGACGGGCATGGCGCTGCCCAGGCTGATAATTCGCAAGGTGGACAAGCAGATGGCCCTTCTGGACGCCGACGACCCTGTCTCGCAGCTGCACAAATGTGCCTTTTACATGAAGGACACCGAGAGGATGTACCTGTGTCTGTCCCAAGAAAGGATAATCCAATTCCAA GCGACCCCGTGTCCGAAAGAGCCAAACAAGGAGATGATCAACGACGGTGCTTCGTGGACAATAATCAGCACGGACAAGGCGGAATACCAATTCTTCGAGGGGATGGGACCTGTCAGGGCGCCGGTCACGCCAGTCCCTCTCGTCTCCACCCTCCAC TTGAACGGAGGCGGAGACGTGGCGATGCTGGAGCTCACGGGCGAGAACTTCACTCCTAATTTGAAGGTCTGGTTCGGCGACGTGGAGGCTGAGACCATGTACCGGTGTCAGGAGAGCATGTTGTGCGTCGTTCCTGAGATTTCCGCCTTCCGAGGAGAGTGGCTCTGGGTTCGACAGCCCACTCAG GTTCCAGTGACATTAGTGAGAAACGACGGGATTATCTACGCGACGGGGCTGACGTTCACGTACACGCCCGAGCCGGGCCCGCGGCCGCACTGCACGGCCGCGGAAGAAATCCTGCGGCCGAATTCTCACCTGGgacggccgccgccgctgagcATGTCCTCGTTCGAGTCGCAGGCGGCGGTGCAAGGGGGCTTGTGA
- the Su(H) gene encoding recombining binding protein suppressor of hairless isoform X3, translated as MPVVMENRSEWGHYSYANYSEQRGDDSWSGVTSSASESLPPFNAAAAPSPSAPSHHASAYYTQEESGQNGAQSMTELSVAGSDQQQQDSASSGSNLQQDQPSSYPEVHPVDLSSPRQLDSIDSYNRDRRSADQYKQNGSLDAAEWQSPDVKAYGYPRWAVPWPPHSPHNHRSSYWADSVENTSESGPSMIIGSLTPPDKMNGEHPHASGVPSASGTPMSHHFSLTSIAGHGMQTPPSPIPTPSPPVPMERYNSSLHFRPKEQRLTRDAMKRYLRERSDMVIVILHAKVAQKSYGNEKRFFCPPPCIYLFGEGWRMKQEQMMKSGESEQSSQLCAFIGIGNSDQDMQQLDLNGKQYCAAKTLFISDSDKRKHFMLSVKMFYGNGHDIGVFHSKRIKVISKPSKKKQSLKNADLCIASGTKVALFNRLRSQTVSTRYLHVENGNFHASSTQWGAFTIHLLDDNESESEEFTVKDGYIHYGSTVKLVCSVTGMALPRLIIRKVDKQMALLDADDPVSQLHKCAFYMKDTERMYLCLSQERIIQFQATPCPKEPNKEMINDGASWTIISTDKAEYQFFEGMGPVRAPVTPVPLVSTLHLNGGGDVAMLELTGENFTPNLKVWFGDVEAETMYRCQESMLCVVPEISAFRGEWLWVRQPTQVPVTLVRNDGIIYATGLTFTYTPEPGPRPHCTAAEEILRPNSHLGRPPPLSMSSFESQAAVQGGL; from the exons ATGCCCGTTGTCATGGAAAATCGATCTGAATGG GGACACTACAGTTACGCCAACTACTCGGAGCAAAGAGGTGACGACTCGTGGTCAGGGGTGACGAGCAGTGCGTCCGAGTCTCTGCCCCCGttcaacgccgccgccgccccctcGCCCTCTGCCCCCTCGCACCATGCATCTGCCTACTACACGCAG gaGGAGTCGGGCCAGAACGGGGCCCAGTCAATGACAGAGTTGAGCGTGGCTGGGTctgaccagcagcagcaggactCTGCGTCCTCAGGCAGCAACCTGCAGCAGGATCAGCCCTCCAGCTACCCTGAAGTCCACCCGGTGGACCTTTCTAGTCCGCGTCAGTTAGATTCCATCGACTCGTACAACCGGGACCGCCGAAGTGCTGACCAGTACAAACAGAACGGATCACTCGACGCGGCCG AATGGCAGTCCCCAGACGTCAAAGCCTATGGATATCCTCGAT GGGCTGTTCCTTGGCCGCCACACTCGCCCCACAACCACCGCAGCTCCTACTGGGCTGACTCGGTAGAAAACACATCAG AATCGGGCCCTTCCATGATAATTGGCTCGCTGACGCCGCCAGACAAGATGAACGGAGAGCACCCTCACGCGTCCGGAGTGCCCAGTGCGTCCGGCACGCCAATGTCGCACCACTTCAGCCTGACGTCGATCGCCGGCCACGGCATGCAGACCCCCCCGTCGCCCATCCCCACGCCCTCCCCGCCCGTGCCCATGGAGAGATATAATAG TTCCTTACACTTCAGACCGAAAGAGCAGCGACTGACGCGTGACGCCATGAAGCGCTACCTGAGGGAGAGGAGCGACATGGTCATCGTCATCCTGCACGCAAAAGTCGCCCAGAAGTCGTACGGAAACGAGAAGAGGTTCTTCTGTCCTCCGCCCTGCATTTACCTCTTTGGCGAGGGCTGGCGGATGAAACAG gagcAAATGATGAAGAGTGGCGAGTCAGAGCAGAGTTCGCAGTTGTGTGCGTTCATCGGGATCGGCAACTCGGACCAGGACATGCAGCAGCTGGACCTGAACGGGAAGCAGTACTGCGCGGCCAAGACGCTGTTCATTTCAGACTCGGACAAACGGAAGCACTTCATGCTCTCAGTCAAGATGTTCTATGGCAACGGCCACGACATCGGTGTCTTTCACAGCAAACGCATCAAGGTCATTTCCAAGCCATCCAAGAAGAAACAATCGCTCAAAAACGCCGACC TGTGCATAGCCAGCGGTACCAAAGTTGCTCTGTTCAACCGACTGAGATCTCAGACTGTCAGCACTAGGTATCTGCACGTGGAAAACGGAAACTTCCACGCCAGCTCAACGCAGTGGGGAGCATTCACCATTCACCTTT TGGATGACAACGAATCCGAATCAGAGGAATTCACGGTGAAGGACGGTTACATTCACTACGGCTCGACCGTAAAGTTGGTGTGCAGCGTGACGGGCATGGCGCTGCCCAGGCTGATAATTCGCAAGGTGGACAAGCAGATGGCCCTTCTGGACGCCGACGACCCTGTCTCGCAGCTGCACAAATGTGCCTTTTACATGAAGGACACCGAGAGGATGTACCTGTGTCTGTCCCAAGAAAGGATAATCCAATTCCAA GCGACCCCGTGTCCGAAAGAGCCAAACAAGGAGATGATCAACGACGGTGCTTCGTGGACAATAATCAGCACGGACAAGGCGGAATACCAATTCTTCGAGGGGATGGGACCTGTCAGGGCGCCGGTCACGCCAGTCCCTCTCGTCTCCACCCTCCAC TTGAACGGAGGCGGAGACGTGGCGATGCTGGAGCTCACGGGCGAGAACTTCACTCCTAATTTGAAGGTCTGGTTCGGCGACGTGGAGGCTGAGACCATGTACCGGTGTCAGGAGAGCATGTTGTGCGTCGTTCCTGAGATTTCCGCCTTCCGAGGAGAGTGGCTCTGGGTTCGACAGCCCACTCAG GTTCCAGTGACATTAGTGAGAAACGACGGGATTATCTACGCGACGGGGCTGACGTTCACGTACACGCCCGAGCCGGGCCCGCGGCCGCACTGCACGGCCGCGGAAGAAATCCTGCGGCCGAATTCTCACCTGGgacggccgccgccgctgagcATGTCCTCGTTCGAGTCGCAGGCGGCGGTGCAAGGGGGCTTGTGA